From Stenotrophomonas maltophilia, a single genomic window includes:
- the rpmB gene encoding 50S ribosomal protein L28, with amino-acid sequence MSRVCQVSGKRVQTGNNVSHANNKTRRRFLPNLHERRFWVASENRWVKLRVSAHALRTIDKNGIDSVLAELRARGEKV; translated from the coding sequence ATGTCCCGCGTATGCCAGGTTTCCGGCAAGCGAGTGCAGACCGGTAACAACGTCTCGCACGCCAACAACAAGACCCGTCGTCGTTTCCTGCCCAACCTGCACGAGCGCCGCTTCTGGGTTGCCAGCGAGAACCGCTGGGTGAAGCTTCGTGTTTCCGCGCATGCACTGCGCACCATCGACAAGAACGGCATCGATTCCGTTCTGGCTGAGCTGCGTGCGCGCGGCGAAAAGGTCTGA
- the dnaQ gene encoding DNA polymerase III subunit epsilon, translated as MSRIVALDTETTGISHRLGHRVIEIGAVELIDGQLTGRQFHTYLQPQRKVDWGAQRVHGISDAMLVGKPLFSSKAAELLAFLRGSEMVAHNATFDVGFLDNELRLSGIPGTLAQHCRITCSLKLARGRWPGQGNKLDDVLQRLRIPGNRGLHGALKDAHLLAQVIPHLR; from the coding sequence ATGAGCCGCATCGTCGCACTGGATACCGAAACCACCGGCATCTCCCATCGGCTCGGCCATCGCGTGATCGAGATCGGTGCCGTCGAACTGATCGATGGCCAGCTCACCGGGCGCCAGTTCCACACCTACCTGCAGCCGCAGCGCAAGGTCGACTGGGGCGCACAGCGCGTGCATGGCATCAGCGATGCGATGCTGGTGGGCAAGCCGCTGTTCTCCAGCAAGGCCGCCGAACTGCTGGCGTTCCTGCGCGGCAGCGAGATGGTCGCGCACAACGCCACCTTCGACGTGGGTTTCCTGGACAACGAGCTGCGCCTGTCCGGCATTCCCGGCACGCTGGCCCAGCATTGCCGCATCACCTGCAGCCTGAAGCTGGCGCGCGGGCGCTGGCCGGGCCAGGGCAACAAGCTGGACGATGTACTGCAGCGCCTGCGCATTCCGGGCAACCGTGGCCTGCACGGTGCGTTGAAGGATGCCCATCTGCTGGCCCAGGTCATCCCGCACCTGCGTTGA
- the rpmG gene encoding 50S ribosomal protein L33, with product MMAGKRDKVRMISTAGTGHFYTTDKNKKNTPGKMEFSKYDPVVRKHVPYKEGKIK from the coding sequence ATCATGGCAGGCAAGCGCGATAAGGTCCGTATGATTTCGACCGCCGGTACCGGTCACTTCTACACGACTGACAAGAACAAGAAGAACACCCCGGGGAAGATGGAATTCTCCAAGTACGATCCGGTCGTGCGCAAGCACGTCCCGTACAAGGAAGGCAAGATCAAGTAA
- a CDS encoding RidA family protein, with the protein MSQRDVVFPTGRQALYERNCYSPAIRSDGFLFVSGQVGSREDGSPEPDFEAQVRRAFDNLNAVLAAAGCTFDDVIDVTVFLVDPETNFEKAWAIVPEYWGEAPHPTLTGIGVTWLYGFQFEIKVIAKLPADR; encoded by the coding sequence ATGTCACAGCGCGATGTCGTTTTCCCCACCGGGCGCCAGGCCCTGTACGAGCGCAACTGCTACTCGCCGGCGATCCGATCCGACGGCTTCCTGTTCGTTTCCGGCCAGGTCGGCAGCCGCGAGGACGGCTCGCCCGAGCCGGACTTCGAAGCGCAGGTGCGCCGCGCCTTCGACAATCTCAACGCGGTGTTGGCTGCCGCAGGCTGCACGTTCGATGACGTGATCGACGTGACCGTGTTCCTGGTCGATCCGGAAACCAACTTCGAGAAGGCCTGGGCGATCGTGCCCGAGTACTGGGGCGAGGCGCCGCATCCGACCCTGACCGGCATCGGCGTGACCTGGCTGTATGGCTTCCAGTTCGAGATCAAGGTGATCGCGAAGCTGCCCGCAGACCGGTAG
- a CDS encoding LysR family transcriptional regulator, whose amino-acid sequence MDRFEAMRAFARVVETGSFTRAAHTLQVSRTTVTQLVQQLEAHLRLRLLNRTTRRVSVTADGAAYYPRIARLLAELEEVEGGLGDAAIQPRGRLRVDVPGPYARLRLVPALPDFQARYPEIQLDIGVSDREVDVIADNVDCVIRGGTPADPALVARPLAALPIGFHASPGYVQRFGLPTDPRALEGPDHHVVGFLSPRSGRARVFSAQRGDERIEVQGRYTVGFDDGNAYLAAALAGLGVVALPSYMAAPHVAHGELLPVLQDWQLPSMPMHVMFPPNRHMSQRLRVFIDWVVEVLG is encoded by the coding sequence ATGGACCGCTTCGAGGCGATGCGGGCGTTTGCCCGGGTGGTGGAGACCGGCAGCTTCACCCGCGCCGCGCACACCCTGCAGGTCAGCCGCACCACGGTCACCCAGCTGGTACAGCAGCTGGAGGCGCACCTGCGGCTGCGCCTGCTCAACCGCACCACGCGCCGGGTCAGCGTCACCGCCGATGGCGCGGCCTATTACCCGCGCATCGCCCGCCTGCTGGCCGAGCTGGAAGAGGTGGAGGGCGGGCTGGGCGATGCGGCCATCCAGCCGCGTGGGCGCCTGCGCGTGGATGTGCCCGGGCCTTACGCGCGGTTGCGGCTGGTACCGGCGCTGCCGGATTTCCAGGCGCGCTACCCGGAGATCCAGCTGGACATCGGCGTCAGCGACCGCGAGGTCGATGTCATCGCCGACAACGTCGACTGCGTGATCCGCGGCGGCACCCCGGCCGACCCGGCACTGGTGGCGCGGCCGCTGGCTGCGCTGCCAATCGGTTTCCACGCCAGCCCGGGCTATGTGCAGCGCTTCGGCCTGCCGACCGACCCGCGTGCGCTGGAAGGGCCCGATCACCACGTGGTCGGTTTCCTCAGCCCGCGCAGTGGCCGGGCCCGGGTGTTCAGCGCGCAGCGTGGCGATGAACGCATCGAGGTGCAGGGCCGCTACACGGTCGGCTTCGACGACGGCAACGCCTATCTGGCCGCTGCGCTGGCCGGACTGGGCGTGGTGGCGCTGCCAAGCTACATGGCCGCGCCGCACGTGGCGCATGGCGAGCTGCTGCCGGTGCTGCAGGACTGGCAGCTGCCATCGATGCCGATGCATGTGATGTTTCCGCCGAACCGGCACATGAGCCAGCGGCTGCGGGTGTTCATTGATTGGGTAGTGGAGGTGCTGGGGTGA
- a CDS encoding efflux RND transporter periplasmic adaptor subunit, with protein sequence MTLSRSFPLIGGLLLTVFLAGCAGNAQTPEAADATAAKAGTDDGHGHAADSKEAKAEAAKAPADADEGVVQLTPEQIKASGIEVVAVGRGGGGSTRLSGRVEPSVGARASVASTVTGRVERVLVAPGTAVKQNQALAIVVSGEAAVFRANALAASAEAEAARLAYGRDKALVDQGVVARQELEASRARSLAAQAQAAAAQAQAAANGAPDASGRVRITSPVAGIVGNVQVTPGGVVAAGSAVADVADPAMNELVFTAPPALAAQVTPGMTLEVSVPGGSFTATVTGSAADVRQQGGVAVIRATPVDASLPPAGSPVSAVVVTEGQDGSLSVPADAVQNVDGSSAVFVAVDGGFKAQPVLAGRRAGDRIEILGGLTGSERIVGANAFLLKAELAKGEAEHGH encoded by the coding sequence ATGACTCTCTCCCGTTCCTTCCCCCTGATCGGCGGCCTCCTGCTGACCGTGTTCCTGGCCGGCTGCGCCGGCAATGCGCAGACGCCCGAAGCGGCCGACGCCACCGCCGCCAAGGCCGGTACCGACGATGGCCACGGCCACGCCGCCGACAGCAAGGAAGCCAAGGCAGAAGCGGCCAAAGCACCCGCCGACGCCGATGAAGGCGTAGTGCAGCTGACCCCGGAACAGATCAAGGCGTCCGGTATCGAGGTGGTCGCCGTCGGCCGCGGCGGTGGCGGTTCGACCCGCCTGTCCGGCCGGGTCGAACCGTCGGTAGGCGCACGTGCCTCGGTCGCCTCCACGGTGACCGGCCGCGTCGAACGCGTGCTGGTCGCGCCGGGCACGGCGGTGAAGCAGAACCAGGCGCTGGCCATCGTGGTCAGTGGCGAAGCTGCGGTGTTCCGCGCCAATGCGCTGGCTGCGTCGGCCGAAGCCGAGGCCGCGCGCCTGGCCTATGGCCGCGACAAGGCACTGGTCGACCAGGGCGTGGTCGCCCGCCAGGAGCTGGAAGCCTCGCGCGCCCGCTCGCTGGCGGCACAGGCCCAGGCTGCGGCCGCACAGGCCCAGGCCGCCGCCAACGGTGCGCCCGATGCCAGTGGCCGCGTGCGCATCACCAGCCCGGTGGCCGGCATCGTCGGCAACGTGCAGGTCACTCCCGGTGGCGTGGTTGCCGCCGGCAGCGCGGTGGCCGACGTCGCCGATCCGGCGATGAACGAGCTGGTGTTCACCGCGCCGCCGGCGCTGGCCGCGCAGGTCACGCCGGGCATGACGCTGGAAGTGAGCGTGCCGGGTGGCAGCTTCACCGCCACCGTTACCGGTTCGGCCGCCGATGTGCGCCAGCAGGGCGGTGTGGCGGTGATCCGTGCCACGCCGGTGGACGCTTCGCTGCCGCCGGCCGGTTCGCCGGTCTCGGCGGTGGTGGTTACCGAGGGCCAGGACGGTTCGCTCAGCGTGCCCGCCGATGCGGTGCAGAACGTTGATGGCAGCAGCGCGGTGTTCGTTGCCGTCGACGGCGGCTTCAAGGCACAGCCGGTACTGGCCGGGCGTCGGGCCGGCGACCGCATCGAGATCCTCGGCGGGCTGACCGGCAGCGAGCGCATCGTCGGCGCCAACGCCTTCCTGCTCAAGGCCGAACTGGCCAAGGGCGAAGCCGAGCACGGCCACTGA
- a CDS encoding TolC family protein produces the protein MSILTPRSPRAARLVVAVLLGLAPAASVMAQAAPSYDTLLERLDQLPGTRVGTALAEAADARADQARALPNPSLSYSAENAWGTGSYGGMGKADTVLTLSQPLEVWGQRGARVRAARAEAQAAALRGSQSRSDVASQLAVVYAQAESALRRYTLASEALALTRDDAAAVNAMVKQGREPQLRAVQAQSEVANATASLDEAQAFRDAALARLAGAALLDAPVQSIDNSLLDRAPPLPRGATDAALAVRIAEAEADAAGKLVEVERKRALPDLSVTAAQTRFREGGERAYNLGVSLSIPLFDRNRGGIRAANADQRAAEARLDQQRRDSEAERLSAVAGLKAAGSRTRAADESVVAAEEAYRLARVGFDAGRISQLELRSTRSALIAARGTAVDARLSRVGAEIDLARLEGRAPFVEAP, from the coding sequence ATGTCGATCCTGACACCTCGGTCGCCGCGCGCGGCCAGGCTGGTCGTCGCTGTGCTGCTGGGCCTGGCCCCGGCGGCATCGGTGATGGCGCAAGCCGCCCCTTCCTACGACACCCTGCTTGAACGCCTGGACCAGCTGCCCGGCACCCGTGTGGGCACGGCACTGGCCGAGGCCGCCGATGCGCGCGCCGACCAGGCCCGTGCGTTGCCCAACCCTTCCCTTTCCTACTCGGCCGAAAATGCCTGGGGCACCGGCTCCTATGGCGGCATGGGCAAGGCCGACACCGTGCTCACCCTGTCCCAGCCGCTGGAGGTCTGGGGCCAACGAGGCGCGCGCGTCCGGGCCGCCCGGGCCGAGGCACAGGCCGCTGCCCTGCGTGGTTCGCAGAGCCGCAGTGATGTCGCCAGTCAACTGGCGGTGGTCTACGCACAGGCGGAAAGTGCATTGCGTCGTTACACCCTCGCCAGCGAAGCGCTCGCGCTGACCCGCGATGATGCGGCCGCCGTCAACGCGATGGTCAAGCAGGGACGCGAACCGCAGCTGCGCGCGGTGCAGGCGCAGAGCGAAGTGGCCAATGCCACGGCGTCGCTGGATGAAGCACAGGCGTTCCGCGACGCGGCGCTGGCGCGGCTGGCCGGTGCCGCGTTGCTGGATGCGCCGGTGCAGTCGATCGACAACAGCCTGCTCGACCGCGCCCCGCCGCTGCCGCGTGGCGCCACCGACGCCGCACTGGCGGTGCGTATCGCCGAAGCGGAAGCCGATGCGGCCGGCAAGCTGGTCGAGGTGGAGCGCAAGCGCGCCCTGCCCGACCTCAGCGTCACTGCCGCGCAGACCCGCTTCCGCGAAGGTGGCGAGCGTGCCTACAACCTCGGGGTCAGCCTCAGCATCCCGCTGTTCGACCGCAACCGCGGTGGCATCCGCGCCGCCAATGCCGACCAGCGCGCGGCCGAGGCACGCCTGGACCAGCAGCGCCGCGACAGCGAGGCCGAACGCCTGTCCGCCGTGGCCGGGCTGAAGGCGGCCGGCAGCCGTACCCGCGCCGCCGATGAAAGCGTGGTCGCCGCCGAAGAGGCGTATCGCCTCGCACGCGTCGGCTTCGACGCCGGACGCATCTCGCAGCTGGAACTGCGCAGCACGCGCAGCGCTCTCATCGCCGCCCGCGGCACCGCCGTGGACGCGCGCCTGTCGCGCGTCGGCGCCGAAATCGATCTTGCCCGCCTGGAAGGGCGCGCACCCTTTGTGGAGGCCCCATGA